From a single Mycolicibacterium moriokaense genomic region:
- a CDS encoding RDD family protein produces the protein MTSQQVPPPSGDFAQGPTPGPGADPSNYTPWFTRVVAYVIDSIPVYLLAAIGGIVLATFQKVETVCIYDVCATGKNGPSTTAWIIFSVCVLIAVVFSLWNFVVRQGKTGSSIGKQMMKFQVVDEPSQQPIGVGKSFLRQIAHGVDAVICYIGFLFPLWDAKRQTIADKLLKTVCVPL, from the coding sequence GTGACGAGTCAGCAGGTGCCACCGCCTTCCGGCGACTTCGCCCAGGGCCCTACGCCGGGACCGGGCGCGGATCCGAGCAACTACACACCGTGGTTCACCCGGGTGGTCGCATACGTGATCGACAGCATCCCGGTCTACCTTCTCGCAGCGATCGGCGGCATCGTCCTGGCCACGTTCCAGAAGGTGGAGACGGTCTGCATCTACGACGTCTGCGCCACCGGCAAAAACGGTCCGTCCACGACGGCGTGGATCATCTTCTCGGTGTGCGTACTCATCGCCGTGGTGTTCTCGCTGTGGAATTTCGTAGTGCGGCAAGGTAAGACCGGCTCGAGCATCGGCAAGCAGATGATGAAGTTCCAGGTGGTCGACGAGCCGTCGCAGCAGCCGATCGGAGTCGGCAAGTCGTTCCTCCGGCAGATCGCGCACGGTGTGGACGCCGTCATCTGCTACATCGGATTCCTGTTCCCGCTGTGGGATGCCAAGCGTCAGACCATCGCCGACAAGCTCCTCAAGACCGTCTGCGTGCCGCTGTAG
- a CDS encoding SGNH/GDSL hydrolase family protein yields the protein MGIRAPRRTTKIALAAAATLASSGSAYVGARNLLTGQADKARRVIPKAWDIPPRADGVYHPGGGPVERWHRDVPFDLHLMVFGDSTATGYGCRNADEVPGVLLARGLAEVSGERIRLSTKAIVGATSKGLSGQIDAMFVAGPPPDAAVIMIGANDITRPNGIGPSARRLGRAVERLRASGTVVVVGTCPDFGVITAIPQPLRWVARSRGLRLARAQASAVRAAGGVPVPFADLLAPEFRKAPHELFSDDMFHPSSAGYALAAKQLLPALCNALGEYIDGAQPEDALEPRNAEGSSLLTRVGNVSRLWRRSTGVPAPVVVPAS from the coding sequence GTGGGCATTCGTGCACCGCGTCGGACGACGAAAATCGCCCTGGCGGCCGCGGCCACGCTCGCATCGTCGGGCTCCGCGTATGTCGGGGCCCGTAATTTGTTGACCGGGCAGGCTGACAAAGCCCGTCGCGTCATTCCGAAGGCCTGGGACATCCCCCCGCGCGCCGACGGCGTCTATCACCCCGGCGGCGGACCCGTGGAGCGGTGGCATCGCGACGTGCCGTTCGACCTGCATTTGATGGTTTTCGGCGACTCGACCGCCACGGGATACGGCTGTCGCAACGCCGACGAGGTGCCGGGCGTACTCCTCGCCCGCGGACTCGCCGAGGTGTCGGGGGAGCGAATCAGACTGAGTACAAAGGCGATCGTGGGCGCGACGTCGAAAGGCCTGTCCGGGCAGATCGACGCCATGTTCGTCGCCGGTCCCCCGCCGGACGCGGCGGTCATCATGATCGGGGCGAACGACATCACCCGTCCCAACGGCATCGGGCCGTCGGCGCGGCGTCTGGGCAGAGCCGTTGAGCGGTTGCGGGCCAGCGGCACCGTCGTCGTCGTGGGTACCTGCCCGGATTTCGGCGTGATCACCGCCATCCCGCAGCCGTTGCGCTGGGTGGCGCGCAGTCGCGGGCTGCGACTTGCGAGGGCGCAAGCGTCGGCCGTGCGCGCCGCGGGCGGGGTTCCCGTTCCGTTCGCCGATCTCCTTGCGCCCGAGTTCCGCAAGGCTCCCCATGAGCTCTTCAGCGACGACATGTTCCATCCGTCGTCCGCTGGTTATGCGTTGGCGGCCAAGCAATTACTGCCCGCGCTGTGTAATGCGTTGGGCGAGTACATCGATGGAGCCCAGCCAGAAGATGCGCTCGAACCGCGCAACGCGGAAGGTAGCTCGTTGCTGACTCGGGTCGGCAACGTCAGCAGGCTGTGGCGCCGTTCGACCGGGGTCCCCGCGCCCGTGGTCGTGCCTGCGAGCTAG
- a CDS encoding DUF4307 domain-containing protein, translating to MIERPTARYGRRRLTRRQRRLIAGALTALVLVAGVTVAIVAFGRFGSPVEGELSSYRLVDDETVEVTVSVTRENPAEPVVCIVRARSIDGGETGRREVLVAPSTQHTVQVTTLVKSSRPPVVGDVYGCGTDVPPYLVAP from the coding sequence ATGATCGAGCGTCCCACCGCCCGCTACGGGCGCCGGCGGCTGACGCGGCGCCAGCGCCGCCTGATCGCGGGCGCGCTGACCGCGCTGGTCCTGGTGGCAGGGGTGACGGTCGCCATCGTCGCCTTCGGGCGATTCGGCAGTCCGGTGGAGGGTGAACTGAGCAGCTACCGCCTGGTCGACGACGAGACCGTCGAGGTCACGGTGAGCGTCACCCGGGAGAACCCCGCTGAGCCGGTGGTGTGCATCGTGCGGGCCCGTTCGATCGACGGCGGCGAAACCGGCCGCCGCGAGGTGCTGGTGGCGCCGTCCACCCAGCACACCGTCCAGGTGACGACCCTGGTCAAATCCAGCCGGCCGCCGGTGGTCGGCGACGTGTACGGCTGCGGCACCGATGTGCCGCCCTACCTCGTCGCACCTTGA
- a CDS encoding alpha/beta hydrolase produces the protein MTAPSKVAKASSLGVIPAKAHKPRKFPVSDGAPVEVVEDGPSLAGRLTSLAALLTIRPTLAIGSYAPRLPWPWGLVDVVSRVMRPAPGTVRATISLPKCTAQLVRAAGVLPADGKRGVILYMHGGAFLTCGVNSHGRLVTALSGNADCPVLVVNYRMIPKHSVGQALDDCYDAYKWLRLKGYEPNQIVLAGDSAGGYLALALAEKLQREGLEGEIPAALVTMSPLFEVDNETRANHPNIHSDAMFPPRAFYALVDLVREAAGRHMVDGKPEEVYEPLDHIEPGLPRTLIHVSGSEVLVSDARKAARRLAAAGVPVEVHVWPGQMHVFQLAAPLVSEATRSLRQIGDYIREATW, from the coding sequence ATGACGGCACCCAGCAAGGTGGCCAAGGCGTCAAGTCTTGGCGTAATACCTGCTAAAGCCCATAAACCGCGCAAGTTTCCGGTCAGCGACGGGGCGCCTGTCGAGGTGGTCGAGGACGGCCCAAGCCTGGCGGGACGGCTGACTTCTCTCGCCGCTCTGCTAACTATTCGGCCGACGCTAGCTATCGGTAGCTACGCTCCGCGACTGCCTTGGCCCTGGGGTTTGGTCGACGTGGTCTCCCGCGTCATGCGCCCCGCTCCCGGCACAGTCCGCGCCACGATTTCTTTGCCAAAATGCACCGCGCAGTTGGTTCGGGCCGCCGGAGTGCTGCCCGCCGACGGTAAGCGCGGCGTGATCCTCTACATGCACGGCGGGGCCTTCCTGACGTGTGGCGTGAACTCCCACGGTCGCCTCGTCACGGCGCTGTCCGGGAACGCCGACTGCCCGGTGCTGGTGGTCAACTACCGGATGATCCCCAAGCACTCCGTCGGTCAGGCGCTCGATGACTGCTACGACGCCTACAAGTGGTTGCGGCTGAAGGGCTACGAACCCAATCAAATCGTGCTGGCCGGCGACTCCGCAGGCGGCTACCTGGCCTTGGCGCTCGCCGAAAAGCTTCAGCGCGAAGGCTTGGAAGGCGAGATCCCGGCCGCATTGGTGACGATGTCGCCGCTGTTCGAGGTCGACAACGAGACCCGGGCCAATCATCCGAACATCCACAGCGACGCGATGTTCCCGCCGCGTGCGTTCTATGCGCTCGTGGACCTGGTCCGCGAGGCGGCAGGGCGGCACATGGTCGACGGGAAACCCGAAGAGGTCTACGAGCCGCTCGACCACATCGAACCTGGCCTGCCACGCACGCTGATCCACGTGTCGGGCTCCGAAGTGCTGGTCAGCGACGCGCGCAAGGCCGCTCGTCGGCTCGCCGCCGCAGGTGTGCCCGTCGAGGTGCACGTCTGGCCGGGCCAGATGCACGTCTTCCAGCTCGCGGCGCCGTTGGTTTCCGAGGCGACGCGGTCGCTGCGCCAGATCGGCGACTACATCCGCGAAGCCACCTGGTAA
- a CDS encoding cystathionine gamma-synthase: MTDQHRWRGLATKAIHAGFRPDPATGAVNAPIYASSTFAQDGVGGLRGGYEYARTGNPTRAALEASLAAVEEAAYGRAFSSGMAATDCALRAVLRPGDHVVIPDDAYGGTFRLIDKVFTQWGIDYTAVSLADLDAVRAAITPQTRLIWVETPTNPLLSIADIAGIAEIAKTSNNPKVLVDNTFASPALQQPLTLGADIVLHSTTKYIGGHSDVVGGALLTSDEELDTAFAFLQNGAGAVPGPFDAYLTMRGLKTLVLRMRQHSENAALVAEFLANHPAIETVLYPGLPSHPGHDVAAKQMSAFGGMVSVRMRGGADAARKLCASTEVFILAESLGGVESLIEHPGAMTHASTAGSQLEVPDDLVRLSVGIEDSADLLADLEQALA; the protein is encoded by the coding sequence ATGACTGATCAGCACCGATGGCGAGGGCTCGCCACCAAGGCCATTCACGCAGGTTTTCGCCCCGATCCGGCGACCGGCGCCGTCAATGCACCGATCTATGCCAGTTCCACCTTCGCCCAGGACGGTGTCGGCGGGCTGCGCGGTGGATACGAGTACGCCCGCACCGGCAATCCGACCCGCGCCGCGTTGGAGGCGTCGCTGGCCGCCGTCGAGGAGGCCGCGTACGGGCGGGCGTTCTCCTCGGGCATGGCCGCCACCGACTGTGCGCTGCGTGCCGTGCTGCGGCCCGGCGATCACGTCGTCATCCCCGACGACGCCTACGGCGGGACGTTCCGGCTCATCGACAAGGTGTTCACCCAGTGGGGCATCGACTACACCGCGGTCTCACTGGCCGATCTCGACGCGGTCCGGGCCGCGATCACGCCGCAGACCCGGTTGATCTGGGTGGAGACACCGACGAATCCGCTGCTCTCCATTGCCGACATCGCGGGGATCGCCGAGATCGCAAAGACGTCGAACAATCCGAAAGTCTTGGTGGACAATACGTTTGCCTCACCCGCGCTCCAGCAGCCCCTGACGCTCGGCGCGGACATCGTGCTGCACTCGACGACCAAGTACATCGGGGGCCATTCCGATGTCGTCGGCGGTGCGTTGCTGACCAGCGATGAGGAACTCGACACCGCATTCGCCTTCCTGCAGAACGGTGCAGGTGCGGTCCCGGGACCATTCGACGCGTACCTGACGATGCGCGGGCTCAAGACCCTGGTCCTGCGGATGCGGCAGCACTCCGAAAACGCCGCCCTGGTCGCCGAATTCCTCGCCAACCACCCGGCGATCGAGACGGTGCTGTATCCGGGACTTCCCAGCCACCCCGGCCACGACGTCGCCGCCAAGCAGATGAGCGCATTCGGCGGCATGGTCTCGGTGCGGATGCGCGGCGGTGCCGACGCGGCCCGCAAGTTGTGCGCGAGCACCGAGGTCTTCATCCTCGCCGAGTCGCTGGGCGGGGTGGAATCGCTGATCGAGCACCCCGGCGCGATGACGCATGCGTCGACCGCGGGTTCCCAGTTGGAGGTGCCGGACGACCTCGTCCGCCTGTCGGTGGGCATCGAGGACTCGGCCGACCTGCTCGCCGATCTGGAGCAGGCGCTAGCCTAA
- a CDS encoding DUF2189 domain-containing protein, whose protein sequence is MSDQPPPPPPPPGGNYPPPPPPPPPPPGGNYPPPQPGGSYPPPPPSPGGNYPPPPPPPPGSYPPPQQGGYPPAGGYPPAGPGFPAAQSFNVSEAFSWAWNKFTQNAAALIVPALVYGLIVGIIAGATYGLAFALAPETTYESYGYSVSYEASFGFMSFLVLFLGYLVLIVVAAAIQSAYLSGLLDIANGQPVSIGSFFKPRNTVSVIIATLIIGIASAIGSFCAIIGLVIGIFTIFTTVIIVDRNASPIDAIKQSIDITKNNFVQVLLIWLVAGVIAVVGALVCLVGLLVAIPVSALFLVYAYRYLTNGHIAPVAQTQ, encoded by the coding sequence ATGAGTGATCAACCACCGCCTCCTCCGCCTCCGCCGGGTGGTAACTACCCGCCGCCTCCGCCTCCGCCTCCACCTCCGCCCGGCGGCAACTACCCACCGCCGCAGCCGGGTGGTAGCTATCCGCCGCCACCGCCCTCGCCGGGTGGCAACTACCCACCTCCACCTCCGCCGCCACCGGGTAGCTATCCGCCGCCCCAGCAAGGGGGCTACCCGCCCGCCGGCGGCTATCCACCCGCAGGTCCGGGTTTCCCTGCCGCGCAGTCCTTTAACGTCAGCGAGGCGTTCTCCTGGGCGTGGAACAAATTCACACAGAACGCTGCGGCGCTCATCGTTCCTGCGCTTGTGTACGGCCTGATCGTCGGGATCATCGCCGGCGCCACCTACGGACTGGCGTTCGCGCTCGCGCCGGAAACCACCTACGAGTCATACGGTTACAGCGTCAGCTACGAGGCGAGCTTCGGCTTCATGAGCTTCCTCGTACTGTTCCTCGGCTACCTCGTCCTGATCGTGGTGGCCGCGGCTATCCAATCCGCTTATCTCAGTGGTCTTTTGGATATCGCCAACGGACAGCCGGTGAGCATCGGCTCGTTCTTCAAGCCGCGCAACACAGTCAGCGTGATCATCGCGACCCTGATCATCGGCATCGCATCCGCGATCGGATCGTTCTGCGCGATCATCGGTCTGGTGATCGGCATCTTCACGATCTTCACCACGGTGATCATCGTCGACCGCAACGCGTCGCCGATCGATGCGATCAAGCAGAGCATCGACATCACCAAGAACAACTTCGTCCAGGTGCTACTCATCTGGCTGGTGGCCGGAGTGATCGCGGTCGTCGGCGCGCTGGTCTGCCTCGTCGGCCTGCTCGTCGCCATCCCGGTGTCCGCACTGTTCCTGGTGTACGCGTACCGGTATCTCACCAACGGTCACATCGCGCCGGTGGCGCAGACGCAGTAG
- a CDS encoding CD225/dispanin family protein, protein MTDQPPPGNYPPPPPPSGGTPPPPPGGVPAGPPNNNLVWGILVTVLCCLPLGIVSIVKSSQVSGLWAQGRAAEAQQAADDAKKWAIWGAIAGVIVIVIAVIFNLVVGFSATSSYS, encoded by the coding sequence ATGACCGACCAACCGCCACCTGGAAATTACCCGCCTCCGCCACCGCCGAGCGGCGGTACTCCACCGCCACCTCCCGGCGGAGTTCCCGCGGGGCCGCCGAACAACAACCTGGTCTGGGGCATCCTGGTGACGGTGTTGTGCTGCCTTCCGCTTGGAATCGTGTCGATCGTGAAATCCTCTCAGGTCAGCGGTCTGTGGGCGCAGGGGCGCGCTGCCGAAGCGCAGCAGGCGGCCGACGATGCGAAGAAGTGGGCCATTTGGGGCGCGATCGCGGGCGTCATCGTCATCGTCATCGCCGTCATCTTCAATCTGGTCGTCGGCTTCAGCGCGACATCGAGTTACTCCTAA
- the greA gene encoding transcription elongation factor GreA: MTDTQVTWLTEEAHDRLKAELDQLIANRPVIAAEINDRREEGDLRENGGYHAAREQQGQEEARIRQLQELLNNAKVGEAPKQSGVALPGSVVKVQYGDDKNDTETFLIATRQEGISDGKLEVYSPKSPLGEALIDAKVGEVRTYTIPNGNTVKVTLLSAEPYHS, encoded by the coding sequence ATGACCGACACGCAGGTCACGTGGCTGACGGAGGAAGCACACGACCGGCTGAAGGCAGAGCTGGATCAGCTGATCGCCAACCGACCCGTCATCGCCGCCGAGATCAACGATCGCCGCGAAGAGGGCGACCTGCGCGAGAACGGCGGCTACCACGCCGCACGTGAACAGCAGGGTCAGGAAGAAGCACGCATCCGGCAGCTCCAGGAGCTGCTGAACAACGCCAAGGTCGGCGAGGCGCCCAAGCAATCCGGTGTGGCGCTGCCCGGCTCGGTGGTGAAGGTGCAGTACGGCGACGACAAGAACGACACCGAGACCTTCCTGATCGCCACCCGGCAGGAGGGCATCAGCGACGGCAAGCTCGAGGTGTACTCGCCGAAGTCGCCGCTGGGCGAAGCGCTGATCGACGCGAAGGTCGGCGAAGTCCGGACCTACACGATCCCCAACGGCAACACCGTCAAGGTGACTCTCCTCAGCGCTGAGCCCTACCACTCCTGA
- the mca gene encoding mycothiol conjugate amidase Mca: MSELRLMAVHAHPDDESSKGAATTARYADEGVRVMVVTLTGGERGDILNPAMDLPDVHGRIQEIRRDEMAKAAEILGVEHHWLGFVDSGLPEGDPPPPLPDGCFALVPIEEPVEELVRVVRKFRPHVMTTYDENGGYPHPDHIRCHQVSVAAYEAAGDYRLFPDAGEPWNVLKLYYNHGFLRKRMQLLQDEFAKHGEVGPFEKWLKHWEADHDVFEKRVTTRIECSKYFAQRDDALRAHATQIDPNGDFFRAPIEWQQRLWPTEEFELARSRVPVFLPETDLFAGIEVDE, encoded by the coding sequence TTGAGTGAACTGCGGCTGATGGCGGTGCACGCCCACCCGGACGACGAGTCCAGCAAGGGTGCGGCGACCACGGCACGCTACGCGGACGAGGGCGTGCGCGTCATGGTGGTCACCCTCACCGGAGGCGAGCGGGGCGACATCCTCAACCCGGCCATGGACCTGCCCGACGTGCACGGCCGGATACAAGAAATCCGCCGCGACGAGATGGCGAAGGCCGCCGAGATCCTCGGCGTCGAACACCACTGGCTCGGCTTCGTCGACTCCGGCCTCCCCGAGGGCGACCCGCCACCCCCACTGCCCGACGGTTGCTTTGCGCTGGTGCCCATCGAGGAGCCCGTCGAGGAGCTGGTGCGCGTCGTCCGCAAGTTCCGGCCCCACGTGATGACCACCTACGACGAGAACGGCGGCTACCCGCATCCCGACCACATCCGATGCCATCAGGTGTCGGTCGCTGCGTACGAAGCGGCGGGTGACTATCGGCTCTTCCCCGATGCAGGTGAACCGTGGAACGTGCTGAAGCTGTACTACAACCACGGTTTTCTGCGTAAGCGCATGCAGCTGCTGCAGGACGAGTTCGCCAAACACGGTGAGGTGGGTCCGTTCGAGAAGTGGCTCAAGCATTGGGAAGCCGACCACGACGTCTTCGAGAAGCGGGTGACCACCCGCATCGAATGCTCGAAGTACTTCGCCCAGCGGGACGACGCGCTGCGCGCCCACGCCACCCAGATCGACCCGAACGGCGACTTCTTCCGCGCGCCCATCGAGTGGCAGCAACGGCTCTGGCCGACAGAGGAATTCGAGCTGGCCCGCTCCCGCGTACCGGTATTTCTACCCGAGACCGATCTGTTCGCAGGGATCGAGGTTGACGAGTGA
- a CDS encoding cystathionine beta-synthase — protein MRIARHVSELIGNTPLVQLNSVVPEGAGTVAAKIEYLNPGGSSKDRIAIKMIDAAEASGELKPGGTIVEPTSGNTGVGLALVAQQRGYKCIFVCPDKVSEDKQNVLRAYGADVVVCPTAVPPDHPDSYYSVSNRLVEEIDGAWKPDQYSNPMGPASHYETTGPEIWADTDGKVTHFVAGVGTGGTITGAGRYLKEVSGGKVRIVGVDPEGSVYSGGTGRPYLVEGVGEDFWPSAYDPTVPDEIIAVSDADSFEMTRRLAREEALLVGGSCGMAVVAAIKVAEKAGPDALVVVLLPDGGRGYLSKVFNDAWMSSYGFLRTRLDGSVEENTVGEVLRGKSGALPDLVHTHPSETVRDAIGILREYGVSQMPVVGAEPPVMAGEVAGSVSERELLSAVFEGRAKLADAVSQHMSPPLPLIGAGELVSTAAKALRECDAVMVVEEGKPVGVLTRHDLLGFLSDGNNRR, from the coding sequence ATGCGCATCGCCAGGCACGTCAGTGAGCTCATCGGCAATACCCCTCTGGTACAGCTGAACTCCGTCGTCCCCGAAGGCGCAGGCACCGTCGCCGCCAAGATCGAGTACCTCAATCCCGGCGGCAGCTCCAAGGACCGCATCGCCATCAAGATGATCGACGCCGCCGAGGCCAGCGGCGAACTCAAACCCGGCGGCACCATCGTCGAGCCGACATCGGGAAACACCGGGGTGGGACTGGCTTTGGTGGCCCAACAGCGGGGCTACAAGTGCATTTTCGTCTGCCCCGACAAGGTCAGCGAGGACAAGCAGAACGTGTTGCGCGCGTACGGCGCCGACGTCGTCGTCTGCCCAACGGCCGTACCGCCCGACCACCCGGACAGCTACTACAGCGTCTCGAACCGCCTGGTCGAGGAGATCGACGGCGCGTGGAAGCCCGACCAGTACTCCAACCCGATGGGGCCGGCGAGCCACTACGAGACCACCGGGCCCGAGATCTGGGCGGACACCGACGGCAAGGTCACGCATTTCGTCGCAGGCGTCGGCACCGGCGGCACGATCACCGGCGCCGGGCGCTACCTCAAGGAGGTGTCCGGCGGAAAGGTCCGGATCGTGGGCGTCGACCCCGAGGGATCGGTCTACTCCGGCGGCACCGGGCGCCCGTACCTGGTCGAAGGTGTGGGGGAGGACTTCTGGCCGTCCGCCTATGACCCCACCGTCCCGGACGAGATCATCGCGGTCTCCGACGCCGATTCCTTCGAGATGACGCGTCGGCTTGCGCGTGAGGAAGCGCTTCTCGTCGGCGGATCGTGCGGTATGGCCGTCGTCGCCGCCATCAAGGTGGCAGAGAAAGCCGGTCCCGACGCATTGGTCGTCGTCCTCCTGCCAGATGGCGGAAGAGGTTATCTGTCAAAGGTTTTCAACGACGCCTGGATGTCGTCGTATGGATTCCTGCGGACCCGGCTCGACGGTTCGGTGGAGGAGAACACCGTCGGCGAGGTGCTGCGGGGCAAGTCCGGCGCGTTGCCCGACCTGGTGCACACCCATCCGTCGGAAACGGTGCGCGACGCGATCGGCATCCTGCGGGAGTACGGCGTGTCCCAGATGCCGGTGGTGGGCGCCGAGCCGCCGGTGATGGCGGGCGAAGTCGCAGGCAGCGTCTCGGAGCGTGAACTGCTGTCCGCCGTGTTCGAAGGCAGAGCCAAGCTGGCCGACGCGGTGTCGCAGCACATGAGTCCGCCGCTGCCGTTGATCGGGGCGGGAGAGCTCGTCAGCACCGCCGCCAAGGCACTGCGTGAATGCGATGCCGTGATGGTCGTCGAGGAGGGCAAGCCGGTCGGCGTCCTCACCCGCCACGACCTACTCGGATTCCTGTCCGACGGAAACAACCGTCGGTAA
- a CDS encoding GOLPH3/VPS74 family protein, protein MAKIAEDLLLLLLDNASAQPALERQRLERVLAAAVLLDLAHACRIRPAMAEDAIDPGRLIALAVPGPVDPVAQPAFALLERRPLRPAVAVKKLAKRTEDDVTHHLERIGEIRRIRLQSKRFKHPYAWPLTNRNRVGQARSALLAALFDRRPPTPSTAAIITLLHAVDGLGALLSLNDRGWRWVHARAGEIASGSWVDEYPTGLPEVNLAVTASALRPALG, encoded by the coding sequence ATGGCGAAGATCGCCGAGGACCTCCTTTTGCTGCTGCTCGACAACGCGTCGGCCCAGCCGGCGCTGGAACGCCAGCGGCTCGAGCGGGTGTTGGCGGCCGCCGTGCTGTTGGACCTCGCCCACGCGTGCCGGATCCGGCCCGCGATGGCAGAGGACGCGATCGACCCCGGTCGGCTGATCGCACTTGCGGTGCCCGGCCCGGTGGATCCTGTTGCCCAACCGGCGTTTGCGCTTCTCGAACGGCGGCCGCTGCGCCCGGCGGTCGCCGTCAAGAAGCTGGCCAAACGCACCGAGGACGACGTCACCCACCATCTCGAGCGGATCGGCGAGATCCGGCGTATTCGGTTGCAGTCCAAACGATTCAAGCATCCGTACGCGTGGCCGCTGACGAACCGCAACCGGGTGGGGCAAGCCCGTTCGGCGCTCCTGGCCGCGCTGTTCGACCGGCGGCCGCCGACCCCGTCGACCGCGGCGATCATCACGCTGCTGCACGCCGTCGACGGGTTGGGCGCACTGCTGTCCCTCAACGACCGGGGCTGGCGGTGGGTACACGCCCGGGCGGGTGAAATCGCCAGCGGCAGTTGGGTTGACGAGTACCCGACGGGCCTGCCGGAAGTGAATCTGGCAGTAACCGCGTCGGCGCTGCGGCCGGCGTTAGGCTAG